The window GACATTGCCTATCGTGCCATGATGCGCCAGTATATCCTTTACTTCCGCGGCAAAGTGTTCGGCGGCATCTACGACGACCGCTTTCTCGTGAAGCCGACTGCTGCTGCGGTGAAGCTTCTGCCGGAGGCCGCGCATGAGCTGCCCTATCCGGGGGCGAAGGAGATGCTGCTCGTCGATGATGTCGAGAACAAAGACCTTTTGAAAAAGCTCGTGGAAGCCATGTACGAGGAGCTTCCCTATCCGAAGAAAAAGCGGAGACCCTGATCTCATAAAACTGCATACAAAACCCCGAGGGACATTCCCTCGGGGGTTTTGTATGCGTTCTTTGTATTGCTTGCCGCTGTCAGCGCACAAACACGACTGCGCCGTTTGCGAGCATCTGACTCTGCTGGTTCGCTGCGAGGATGCGGTCGCCGTCGTCAACGGAAACGACAACGTTCACGGGGTTGGCGGAGTTGTTGCCGCCGCGCACCTGCACTGCCTTCACGACGAGCGGGCTGCCGCCGATGCGCGGGAGCGTCTGTGCGTCGTAGAGGCTGCCCGCGTAGCCGACCATGCCGCGTTCGATGGCCCGATCGTAGTTGATGTTGCTGACAC of the Selenomonas dianae genome contains:
- a CDS encoding TfoX/Sxy family protein, which produces MASSRDYLDFILAQLPQEDIAYRAMMRQYILYFRGKVFGGIYDDRFLVKPTAAAVKLLPEAAHELPYPGAKEMLLVDDVENKDLLKKLVEAMYEELPYPKKKRRP